TGCCAGTTCTATGAAGACATAGGGCATGAAAAAAAGAACTGTAGAAGCTTGAAGAGAGCTCTAGACGGCCTAGCCTCTAAAGGCAacctcaagaactacttacaAAGGAATGCTCACGGCTCTGGGAAAAACCagtacaaaaagaacaagtcacctgtCTCACCTACGAAGGGAAATCACAGCAAAGTGGggtttgtagccgtcatatctgggGGACCGGCCGCTGGAGGACCCACTATGAGGGGGCAGAAAGATTATGCTCGCCGCCTGGGGCAGGTAATGCTGTCAGGAAAGTCACCTCTAGACCCATTCCCACGGATCTAGATATGTGAGTCAGATGGTGGATGAATAGCTACTCCGCATGATGATCCTCTTGTGGTCGAGTTCAAAATATCCAATATGAGGGTAAAGCGCATCCTAATAGACACGGGGAGCTCGTCTGACATAATGAGTGTGGAATACCTCAACCGCCTAGCACATGACCCCAAAACCATGGATAGCATACACTATCCCATAATTGGTTTTGGAGGAAGCATTATACATCCTGTAGGCGTTATCACTTTGCAGGTTCGGATTGGGGATAGAGAAAATGGACGGAAGATGGAAGTGAACTTCCTAATTGTTAAGGACTTGACAGCATACTatgtcatcttgggacgacccaccCTAAACAAGATTAAAGCAGTAGTCGTGACCCATCTGAtgcttttgaagtttgtatgtgatGATGGGGCAATAGGAACCATACATGGAGACCAACAACAAGCAAGAGACTGTTACCTCACcaccctcaacccgtcagcatggaagaaAGATTCAGCCGAAGCCAGAAGCAAAAGAAAGCATGAAGAAGAACCGCCAGCCGCTAATGAGAGTAAACCGGCcaaagcagaaccagtcaagataGAGAAAAGTGGCTGAAAATAGAGTGTCATTAGGATAACTCATGTAACttgagcctacaaaacggcctaacTATCGTActagagcctacaaaacggcatGTAAATGCCCGCCTATGAAGTGCTGAATTTAGTTTTGCTACTTAGTAAATTAACGAATGTTTTCTTATTTGACGAATACAAGGCTCAATAAAAGCCCTTAAGACGCTAAGAGGTGGAGAAATCCACAAAGAAAAAACGGTGGCGTCACTATTTACCAAATGACTGACGACCCTAAAAGTACCATGTACTAACAAAACGCAAAAGACTCAACAAGAGTAGACACTCAATATGACGCCTCCTCCTTGGAAGGCGTCTCAAAAAGTCTAATCGGTTGatggcctgagaagtggcctagattagcgccccaaattaggctgatcacctaaacaCTGGGGTACCTGTCCATCAAATGGACCAAACAGAAAGTTCCTAAGAAATCAGTAATAAACTGAAATGGAATAAAAAACAAGTGCACAGGAGGCACAAAATATTCATACATGCGCACAAGGCGCAAACAAACCAAAACAAATAAATGCCAaaaggcaccaaagttattacaaGCGCCCACGGCGCCATCCAAACTGATTAAACAAAGGCCACCTAGGAATGAGGGGCGGTGGAGCTCCCGTCTTGAACGTCTTGGCCTTCGGGGGAATTCACTTCTTCCTCCTGCACGTCCTCATCTTCCCCCTCGCTGAAAAACTCAGGGGGATCCAGGCCAAGGCGTCTAGCCGTCGAGACGACCATCTGGTAGGAGATCCGACGTTTAAACCAGGAGAAGTCCTTCCcgtccatagactgatcccacgccCGCTGAGCAATCTCCAAAATGGATTCTTCGCCAGACTTGAAAGAGCTAGCGGCCTCTCTGCGCACGGCCTCAATCTCGTCTTGGGTAGCCTTAAGCTTACCCTCCAAGGCGTCCACTTTGGAAGAGAAATTGGTTACCCGCTCCGAGACAGAGGAATACTCCTTTCTTAGCAAGGCCAACCTCTCCTCATGCTTCAGCAATTTCTTTTCATAGTTCTGGGCGTCCTCCTCAGCCTTCTTCAGAGCGTCAGTCTCGGACTTAATCTTCTTGTCCGTGTCCACATTGATCAATCTGGCTGTCCTCTCAGCATACTTCACATGATTCTCAATCTGGTCCTTATGCTTGAGCATCTCTTTATGCATATCAAAGCGGTAGTGCCTACTCTCGGCACAACGGATGAAGAGCTGCCGAGACCAAAATAgagttagtaaaaaaaaattaaaaactattctttttatataataataataataatataataaagttactcACATCAAGTACGAGTGACTGAATAGACCCAAAGTACCCCAGGTCAATCCCGGGAAGCGACCTCACATATTCCTCAAGGATGGCAGCATAGACGTCCGAAAGGATCTTATCCTTTTCCTCTGAGCTGAAACCGCCTGACGGG
This Spinacia oleracea cultivar Varoflay chromosome 6, BTI_SOV_V1, whole genome shotgun sequence DNA region includes the following protein-coding sequences:
- the LOC110802206 gene encoding uncharacterized protein gives rise to the protein MRVKRILIDTGSSSDIMSVEYLNRLAHDPKTMDSIHYPIIGFGGSIIHPVGVITLQVRIGDRENGRKMEVNFLIVKDLTAYYVILGRPTLNKIKAVVVTHLMLLKFVCDDGAIGTIHGDQQQARDCYLTTLNPSAWKKDSAEARSKRKHEEEPPAANESKPAKAEPVKIEKSG